A window of Chelmon rostratus isolate fCheRos1 chromosome 18, fCheRos1.pri, whole genome shotgun sequence genomic DNA:
ACCACCATATTGCAAGACTGTTGGTTTTATATAGATGTaccttgaaaaaaacaaaacaaaattgaacGGAGAGTCCTAATTTCCGTCAGTGCTGTAGACTGAACGTGCAGCTGCTCACTCCTCCCTGCAGCATCCCAATATGTCTAACAAacaatatttatgtttattaaaGGTTGCTGTGACCCTTTTGCTGGGTTCCTGCTTCTTCGTTACAACGTGTTCGCTGTTGCACCCCTTGAAGACGGCTAATGCTGTTTAAAATTATAGTGAGCTGCACAGATCTATACTTTACAATGTGACAGAGGCACAAGACGTAAACACATTCCCACTGGCAGTTACTTCACATCTACACAGTTCAGTGCATTGATTAAATTCATTAAGAATATCAAGCAAttgctcttcttctgcaggATCAGATTTACACCAATTTCTTGTTAAAGCTGTTTGTCAGGATCTTTTTGATCCATGCATGATTTACATTGTTCCAGAAAGGTTTTAGTTCAGCAGTGTAACATCAGAAAACGTGGGTTTGATTCTCATATAGGTCAGCATAAGAGCCTCCGGCATGGCTGCTTGGTGGCTGAAAGGACTTCCTAAAAAAGCATTATGAATATGATTGCTACAATTTAGCATGACACCACTGTTGATCAGCCACTCAACTACTGACCACGTGAATTCATCTCCAATTCACATGATCCAGTAAGATAGCCACAGTACGTTACCATGTGTTGATCAATACTAACTTGTTTGCAACAATAAAGCACCGCCCCTGATGAGATGTAGACACGTGGAACACTTACTTCCGTAGTGagattttctgttatttagaAAATGCACCGTTAAAACTGCCTGTGAGGAGAGCAGGTGAGGAAGGTAAACACGCTAGGGGAATCAAACGGTTCAATAACGCGTAAAGGAAATAACAGCTGAAGTGCTCACAGCGTTCAACGCGGGGAGCATACCGAACGAGCGCGCCTACGCGGactgctgcctctgcctcgGGTCGCTCTCGGTTGCTATTGCTAGCGCGAGAAAACGGACATGCACGCACGCGGCTGGggggcgcgcgcacacacacacacacacacagaaggggAGCGAGACGCAAGGGGGATGGGGTTGGTCACGAATGCGTTTCTTTTAACTTCCCCGTGACAATTACAGATAGCCAAAGCGCACACAAGTAGCCAAAATAACGCAACACTGCCAGTAAGCGAGTAGGTGAGTATGCTGAAGAGAGCCATACCTGCGCTCCGCTTAAATTGGTGGAGTTTGCCGTGTCGCCGTTGTTTGTTTGTTACCGGGGACTCGTCCGTCCTCTCTGGGGCTCGCAGCAGCTCGTACTGCTCCTCGCGAACGCAGCATTCGTTGGCGGCGGAGAGGGTCGTCCGTCGCTGTTTTCCGGTTAGGGGTTTTACGTTACAATCACATGACTGTGGGTAAAAaccagccaaaaaaaaaaaaaagacagacgtTGTAAAAATCCGTTGAGCAAGGGGGCGGTTGAGTTAACGTTAATTTCCCGCACTGTGTAACCGCCGCCTGATCAACCCCcgctagctttttttttccgcAGCCGGTGAGCTCGAACATAAACAGCTAGCAGCTACGTGGGCTCACCAGGTTGTAGTTTACCGCTCAGGCTCTGCCGTTAACTACATGTTCATCGTAAAACGTGAGTGTGGCTGTGCCTGTAACGTTATGTGTGTTGGCTCACACCCTCTGTCACTGAAATAACGACATAACATTGCCTTTACCCGCCGTTGCCTCATATTTGCATCTGCATTTTACGGTGGAAACTAAGCCAATTTCAACAAGTGAAAAGGAAGTAAATTATTAATGGTGCAGATTATGCAGATACCAAAGCAAGGATAACTTTAATAACCGGaatgttaaatattttcatttcccaTAGTTGAAAATTATTGAAATAgggctttttttccttttcactccTATAtaactaatgacacacagacacacaagactGTGATGCAAGGAGATAAGATAATACAACATATGAAGTCACTACTAAATCACCACTTAAATACTACcatcaataaaagaaaatgcttcTATTGctgtaaaataatttttttaattaaaaaaaatcttaataaatatgtttgattattttattctCTGAGGATTTGCTCTTAAAGACGAGTGTAAGTGGAGGCTGACAAAAACCGACCCGTTTACCATTTACCCcaagctgtgttttctttttttgtttgtttgtgcagttgaAAACCTTCAATTGTGAATTATACAATATATTCAGAGCATGTCGAGgcattgcattttttatttttaccatgCAATCTGCCATCGAGACCAGGCAAAGCAAATTTATATATAGCACCAGTCAACATCTGAGGCAGTTTTGAAGTGCTTTAtataaatgtcaaatttaaaaGGATAAATGTTCGAGCCTACATTTGTGCTGTTATTTGGAGACAGTTTGGATTCACCCTTGACAAGGCTTTTATCTTACCGTCGGCCTGCTTGTGGAAGCAGGATGTGAATGATCTGTGCAAATAAGGGAACACCTACACATTCCCTTCCTCTGGGAAGTTGTTGCTGTTGATATAGCCATTGATTTGTTTCACAAGCATACTACCTAATTCCCACACAACTCCCATTAACTGCATGACATGAGATATTGAAAACAGGTTCAGCCTGTTTGGCGGTTCAGACCAGGCTATATTGGTCACTATAAATACTGGTTATAGTTCATACTGTCACCGTAAAGACAAGATTATTATGCTTTGATGTCAGAATATCTGCTATTTTGTCAgtccttgtgtgttttcttctttcttgcaTTTGTGAAGTTACACATATTTCTAAATACCTGTGTAAAGAGCGCAAACAACAGTAGAGAGATGTATAAAGTAATGCCAATATCTATAAAAGACTTCCTTTAAAGGATGCAGTtaggagcagcagagcagtacTTAACACATGAGTTTACTTGATCTAACCTGTGCATAGTACAACCTCAattacaaaaaagttgggacactgtgtaaaacataaataaaactgaatgtggtAATTTGTTAAAACTCTTTGACATATTCTCAGTTGAATAGtacaaataaaatcaatcaatgttttacttcatcagcttcatggatatttgtaaatatatgcttattctgaatttgatgcagcaacacatttcaaacaagttgggacaggaacaacaaaagactgggaaagttgtggaacgctccaaaatcacctgtttggaacattccacaggttcactggtaacaggtgatagtatcatgattgggtatgaaaggggcatcctcgaaggactcagtcattcacaagcgaggatggagtgaggttcaacactttgtgaaaattTGGTGAacagttaatttgcaaatgattgcattctgtttttatttgttttacaaagcatcccaacttgtttggaTTCAGGGTTCTAAGATGTTTACAGTAGTGGCAGTGGTAAATCCCTAGTTGTAAATAGTCTAATAGACTATTGAGTAATCTTGAATTGACTTTTTGTGAAAGGAGGAATTACCCCCTGCTTGTTGCATACCTTTGATGGGTTCTTACATTAAAGCTGTTATTTTGTCATGTCAACAACGGGTTGCCTGAAATATAAAGAAGTACCAGCagaaggaagcagcagaggtcTTGGAAATAGATTTCAACCAAACCACACATTGCCTGTTTAGAGGCAGAGGAAGTGTAGGAGGACCTTTTCACAAATGCACTTTGGAGTTCCATCGATATTTTGTCATCAGATTTTGTCACCAGTGAGTTGGTGTATGTTGTTCCAGTGTAAACAACAATTTTTTTCCAGACCTGTCATTTTAGAGTTGCACTTCAGCCTCGGGGCAGGGAGTCCACAGGAGGACCAGACTAAGCAAGTTGTAGCTCTCTGAAAACGCTTGCAGGGCAGAATGGGTGGAGAGTCTGTCTGTAAATGGAGACGGGAGACATGGGAGGGGGCAGAAATGCCTATGAAGCAGGGCCTGAGGACCTTAAAGTCTCTGTCCTGTCAACAGGCCTACATAGATCTGATATTGTCCACAACTTTACTCAAACTAGCTTGTGAAATGTAGGCCTGTGGGGGTACACAATGTTTCACAAACAAGCATTAATTGAGACCACTGTCAGGGCAATAGTGGATGGTAATGACAGCAGAACAAAAGCATGTTTACTCTGCTGAAAGGCCCACAGCAGGGGTTTATTGAAAGAAGCAGATAAAGCGTTACCTCTCTGGCTCACTGTTTTCCATCATTAAAATCAGTACATTCTTATCAATCGATTTCTATGTTAATGCTCTACAATTTGGGAAAAAGATTTTAcccctgtctgcctctgtccatATGGCCTCATACCCTCATCATCTTTCTACAGTGTCTTTTTCTCAGGACGGTTTATTCAAAAGCGATGCAGGCTGGACTTTCACATGACTGCTCTGTCACTGGTTTCCACTAAATTGATTTTTCCTGCAATAATGCATTTTCAAAACCAACAGCCCAGTCTGCATGAAATCGCTTTAAAATGTCGAAAAAAATTTGATTTGTGTCCGATTTGCCCAATCCTGACGTCAGTGCGCAATTTCAAGCAACTTAACATGCAACACATTTAGTCGCTCAAATGAAATACTTAATAAGCCTGCTGCTGCATGAGACATGGCTGTGTGGTGAGCTGAAACACCTGTTTAAACAGGGCCTTTACCGTTAACTACCCCCCGTTCTTGGCCTGTTTTGAAACCGGAGTGGTGAGTCACTCCTCTCTCGGTTTAGAAAAACAGATCCGGCCAGGCTGGGGCCCGGCGGGGGGATGGGAGGCCGGCGGTGATGAACACCGGAGGTGGACGCAGCTGGACTCCCACCCCCAAGGACCCCACATCCTGACAACGGCCCGCCGTGTTCCCATAGTGACCGGGGCTGatctgagagaggaaaaacaaaacaaaaaaaaccccaccagAATGAATTGATATGCGTTTTTCTCTAGGCTAGTAACCGTGGCTGCAGCCAATCAATTGGTTATGTTCTCCAAAAAAGAATCAAGAGTGAAGAGGCCATCCCGGTTCCTACCAACAAAATGGACCATAAACCTTATGTGATTACTGTGTTGCCTGtgctcttattttgtccaacagTGGGGCCAGTATAGGTTCAACCTGCTTGAAGCATCGGTGTGTTTAATCAATTTATTTTAGGACTTAATATTGGGTAAAACtgataacaaacaaacatcaaacaagcaacaaaacaTCCTTAACACAGATTTGTAGATACTGGATTCAGTGACATACAGTTAGAGCAGAGAAGTCAGCCTAATCAGATATGGTCATATTGCAAAGAAAATACGTATGTACAGGCAGTCCTGTCTCCCTAAAATATAGACCTATGTAATTTGCTGGGAAAGTGTTTTAACACACTACATATACCTATTATTCTAAACTCACAAATGACTTTACCATACTGTGCACACTATACTGCAAATCATCCGTGTTTGTATTTAATCAGGGTTTCCAGCCCCACCAGAGAAATGCTTTCTGTACCAAAATCATAAGCTACCCCTCCTGCTTTCCCGCCAAAAAGCCTCGGGGGTTCAAATTTTGCCCTTTTCTGATAGGGCGAATCAGTGTATCCATGACAACCGTTGCTCCGGACAACAAGGGATGCTCAAGGTGCAGCTGCAACAGCAGAATGCCATGCGCAATGCGGCAGCGCGCACCGATCTTGAGCAACCCCAGAAAAAGGCCCATTTTGAGGTCTTTCAGACTGAGAGCTGATGTGTGGTAGGCTACAGAGAGTGCAGTAAGAAATTAGCACGGCACGATGTAGCTTTTAAAATAGAATCGCAGCAACAATATGCATGGGACACGCAAGTTGTCGTTGCAGTTTGCACAGTAACCGCTAGATGGTAGCATCGtactctaaaaaaaaacattacaactACAGAGAACCAGGaaagaaacattaaaagaaaCTATTTGTCACCAGAAACAAGACGTTTAATATTTAGATACAATTTGCCTTGTCACGTAACATCCACTGAAAGACAAACGTTTCAGGCGGACCCCTAAACTTTGTTCCTGTCCTGGAAATTGTATCCATAAAGTTTGAATTTGAACACTCCTACGGCAAAAATAATGGCGGCGGATCAGATTGTGCACGGGGTTCCTCCTCCACTGTCTGCCAAAGTGGTCGGGTATGTACACAGCTGACTTTGCTATGTTGCGTTATGTTCAATAATCGGTGTAACTACGTTGCTGTACTTAAACCGCTACATAACGTAAGGACTGTCGTatacaaaccagcagcagcattagctTGTTGCTAACAGAAACTCATTAAGTTAGTGATTGTACACATGCAAGCATAAGCCGTTGACTCAGTCAACTCGAAATACTTCTATTTTAAAGGCATCGTTACACTAGTAAATATCAGTTTTGTAGTGTAAATGTCTGCGAAGTAAGGGCTAAATTAATAGTTACATCTACGTGCTAGGTTAATAAGCTGGTTAGCTTACACCTGCTAGTGTATGAATAAGTGTCAGTGTGGCGTTAATGACTATCGTTTCTCGGCAGGTCATTTGCTTATTTGACTGTGAGAGACAGATTGCCGACCATCCTGACCAAAGTTATAGATACAATACATCgcaacaaaaacaagttttttgAAGTATATGGCGAGGTAAGAGTTGTTATTGATTGGCTGAATTTGGGCTAGTTTCTGAGACTACTTCCGGGATTGTGAGGCTCATTTGAAAACTGGAATTTGCTATGCGCAAATTGTTCTCATTTAGGAGGGTATCGTAGCAGAGAAGCAAACAATATCTCTGCTGTCTAAGATGAGGAATGAACTGCAAACTGACAAGCCAATAGTAGCACTGACAGACGGCCTGCAAGACACAGAGTCCTGGAATCAGTACCTGCAGAGACATCAGAGTGTGCAAGGGGACCAGGAGTCTGTCAGCTGGTTCAAGTCTCCATGGCTTTATGTGGAGTGCTACATGTACCGCAGGATACAGGAGGCCCTCTGGCTCAAGTGAgaagcatttacattttaaatcaattcattttattgctgccctgtttcctgcctctgtgtATATGTCCTTTGGGCTGTGCAATATATCATTATATGTGTATAGATAGCAAAAACATAGGACAAGGTAAGTCACGTTGGACTGCAAAGCAATGGTAGTTTAAACTGTCAAGTTCTGCTTTCACCCTCAGTTGTTCAGAACTCATTCTTGGAAAAATTCAGCATAGTGGTTTCTTCAGATTGCTACTTCATATAGCAAAATTGAGTGTCTTTGTTCTTATTATTAAAATAAGTTTTCAAGGATATTACACCATTACAAACTGCTGTATTTGTTAGATAGTAAACAGGAATATAATATAGTTGATTTAGTTCCCAGTTTAAGAGAAGTAAATGCATCCTTTATTGTGTCGGTATATTGTATTCCATTTCTCCTCCAATCatgattttatttctgcttATTTCAGCCCCCCTATCAGTGACTATGATGTCTTTAATGAGGGCAAGACTCAGAGCTTTTTTGAGTCTCAGCAGGCTGTGATGACCTTATGTACATACTTGGAGGATGTCAACAAGAACATGGAGGAACTCGCTAAGAATCAGCTGTTTGAGCATTTTAACAAACTGCTACAGGTCAGTACCTCCAGTAAATTTTAATATCAACAGTGGTTCAATTGATGATGTGTACTGTGAACAGGTTGCTCGTATTGATGAACCCACAGAAAATTATTACTGGACTCGGCTCCTCCCCTCAGCTTCaattttagtgtcttttaagACAGCTTTAATGTTGTTGCTCAGACTCACTGCCCtcatcaacaaaaaaacaaccaagttATACAAGCTAATCTGTCCTTTTATccattttctgtgtcatttatcCTATTTAGGGTCATAAgtgaacacattaaaaatagGCTAACTTTTTTATTTGACCCTCCCTAGGTTTCTTTGTGGGGAAACAAGTGTGATCTGTCTATCTCTGCTGGCCAAGACAACTCACAGAAGATCAGTCCAATAGATTCCCTCAACAGCCTACAGCCCTTCATCTTGGTGGATGACTCCAACATGGTATGGTCAACTCTTATTTCCACCCAGAGGCCAGGACAACCAGGGAAAGCCACTGCAGGCAGAGTGGACATTATTCTAGACAATGCTGGTTTTGAATTAGTCACTGACTTGGTCTTTGCAGATTTCCTGGTTTCCTCTGGCCTTGTCCATGAGGTCCATTTTCATGGCAAATCCTTCCCGTGGTTTGTCTCTGATGTCACAGCTCATGATTTTCAGTGGACCATTCAGCAGACCATGGCGGCCAATCACAAGTGGATGTCCAAGTGTGGTGTCCAATGGCAGAGCTACCTGAAAGAGGGTGTGTGGTCCTATCATGACCATCCTTTCTGGACACAGCCCCATGAGTTCTGTGACATGGCAGCTGATGCTCCTGACCTGTATGCGGCCCTGCAGGGTACAGATCTGTTGCTGTTTAAAGGTGATCTTAACTACAGAAAGCTGACTGGGGACAGGGACTGGGATCACACTGTGGGCTTTGATACTGCACTACGAGGTTTTGGGCCTGCGCCACTGTGTAGCCTTAGGACTCTTAAGGCCAACATTCAGGTTGGTCTCCAGCCAGGCCAAGCTGAGAAGCTGTCCTCCAAAGATCCAGACTGGATGACCAGCGGCAAGTATGCTGTCATTCAGTTCTACTGCCCAAAGTCAGAACAGTAAGACTGACCTCAGGATCTCACCCAGAAGATGTGGATTCACATGAACAGTAAAAAGTACCATAAGCAGGACTTTAAGCCATAAGACCATTAAGTTTCATGAGGTTGttaaatggtgtttttgttcctcATGGTGGGTTAGCACTTATGTTTGATAATGGAATGCACAGTAACAAAAATATTTGCTAAATTTTTTCACTACAAATTAGTATCATGTCATAGTTCAAATGTCAGCACTTGGATCTAAATATATCCCATAATTTTAACACAATTGTTTGAATTTATCGTGAGAGTTGAAAATCAAGGTTTCTTTTCATTCCAACTAGCTTATGTATTGTGCATTTTATCTCAAATAGCTTATGTGTTGTGTACAATGTATTAAGTCGTTATGTTTACAGGTCAGTATAGATGCAGTTAACAATTACTGAGTAAGATTTGGGCTTTATAAATCTCCACCATAGAGCCCCAATACTTTCGTTTTTGCATGCAGTTGAGGAGAGTGATGATCAACGTAATATAtacttatttatattttaattcaaCTCAGgttgttttactgttattgATATGCATGCATcaaaacatggcaaaaaatTACCTAAGGCAGAACTCAGCATTCAGCTAAGGCAGATCACAACATCATTTGATTAACTGTTTTGCTCAGTGTGAGAGATGGTAGACCGTTATTTGGGCAGTGAAACAGTAATCGTGATGAcgtgtgcttgttttgttcaacatGGCAACCCAGACCTCTGTATCATCagcgattaaaaaaaaaatggatgtcTCGGCACATTACTATGTCATCTAAATCGTCAGTGTCAGAACCTCAGAATTGATGCTTACTGAATTCTTCTCAGTTCTGCTGGGGGAAACGATAACATTTTCACTCATGGGTTTGATTTAATAAAGAACTGCATTGACTGGCCTTTTTTCCGCACTGTCATACTTACAAGCATGAGAAAATGTAAGATGTGTGTAATAATTACTTTCTATGGCTGCATTATTCTCTCATTAGTGTCTTTATGTAGTGTATGAAGTCTCAATCAACATTGGTCAAATGCAGCAACAGTATTTTATCtacatgcatgtgcagcaaATATTGTACAGAGGGAGATCGTATACAAAGTCACATCCATGACATGTAGGTTACCTGCGCGTCCCTGCTATAAATATCATGTGTTAGTCTACATCTGGCCTCTCAGAATCAGTGGCAGGTCTCATGCCACGGCATGCTTTACCCTGAGGAAACGTAGCCTCTTGGCATCAACTGGCTTGCCATCAGTGTGGCGGCGGTTCAAAGAGATTGCTTCCACATACACCTTCAAGGTTGACGCAGCCCAGCCAGCATCAAAAAGACACTGC
This region includes:
- the armt1 gene encoding damage-control phosphatase ARMT1 isoform X1; its protein translation is MAADQIVHGVPPPLSAKVVGSFAYLTVRDRLPTILTKVIDTIHRNKNKFFEVYGEEGIVAEKQTISLLSKMRNELQTDKPIVALTDGLQDTESWNQYLQRHQSVQGDQESVSWFKSPWLYVECYMYRRIQEALWLNPPISDYDVFNEGKTQSFFESQQAVMTLCTYLEDVNKNMEELAKNQLFEHFNKLLQVSLWGNKCDLSISAGQDNSQKISPIDSLNSLQPFILVDDSNMVWSTLISTQRPGQPGKATAGRVDIILDNAGFELVTDLVFADFLVSSGLVHEVHFHGKSFPWFVSDVTAHDFQWTIQQTMAANHKWMSKCGVQWQSYLKEGVWSYHDHPFWTQPHEFCDMAADAPDLYAALQGTDLLLFKGDLNYRKLTGDRDWDHTVGFDTALRGFGPAPLCSLRTLKANIQVGLQPGQAEKLSSKDPDWMTSGKYAVIQFYCPKSEQ
- the armt1 gene encoding damage-control phosphatase ARMT1 isoform X2; this encodes MRNELQTDKPIVALTDGLQDTESWNQYLQRHQSVQGDQESVSWFKSPWLYVECYMYRRIQEALWLNPPISDYDVFNEGKTQSFFESQQAVMTLCTYLEDVNKNMEELAKNQLFEHFNKLLQVSLWGNKCDLSISAGQDNSQKISPIDSLNSLQPFILVDDSNMVWSTLISTQRPGQPGKATAGRVDIILDNAGFELVTDLVFADFLVSSGLVHEVHFHGKSFPWFVSDVTAHDFQWTIQQTMAANHKWMSKCGVQWQSYLKEGVWSYHDHPFWTQPHEFCDMAADAPDLYAALQGTDLLLFKGDLNYRKLTGDRDWDHTVGFDTALRGFGPAPLCSLRTLKANIQVGLQPGQAEKLSSKDPDWMTSGKYAVIQFYCPKSEQ